A single Bacteroidota bacterium DNA region contains:
- a CDS encoding FAD-dependent oxidoreductase — MIREDLSPVIRRNAQIMLYADLAVVGGGLAGCCAAITAARNGIKVILVQDRPVLGGNGSSEVRLWILGATSHLGNNNRWSREGGVIDEILVENLYRNKEGNSVIFDTILLEKVVNEPGITLLLNTIVFDLQKKDDVTISSVKAFCSQNSTEYTINAPLFCDASGDGIVGYKAGASFRMGAECKGEFGEAFTPTKEYGELLGHTMYFYSKDTGKPVKYIAPSFALIDITKIPRFRNIKIGQMGCNFWWFEFGGRGDTILDTEGIKWELWSVIYGVWDYIKNSGNFPEAENLSLEWVGTIPGKRESRRFEGPYMLKQQDIIEQTHFYDAVSFGGWAIDLHPADGVFSELPGCNQYHSKGIYEIPYRCFISKNIQNLFIAGRLISTSHVAFGSTRVMATSGHGGQVVGMAAALCQTMNLAPADFSDPIKIKILQDKLNVAGQSIPGLPIDKSKNLAASATICASSELLIDQLPFDGQWFDLKTAAGQLLPLKKDVQYSFEIEVDADCATILEAELQASLKIFNYTPDALLEKQSISLQRGVQKITISFTETLKNDQYAFLIFRSNPEVKIRCSEKRISGIVSVFNKTNPAVNNYGKQTPPENSGFDSFEFWCPDRRPKGQNLAMKISPALDCYNLPNIVNGFTRPYIRTNAWAADWNDSTPMITLKWNEPKKINSVTLFFDTDFDHPMESSQMGHPEDVIPFCIQKYRILNEDGQVIFENTDNHQTINRWTPENALKVKLLKFEFVHPNKNVPASIFEIYID; from the coding sequence ATGATACGAGAAGATTTATCTCCTGTTATTAGGAGAAACGCTCAGATTATGCTTTATGCTGACCTTGCTGTAGTTGGAGGAGGTTTGGCTGGGTGCTGCGCCGCTATTACAGCTGCACGCAACGGAATCAAAGTCATTCTGGTTCAAGACAGGCCTGTACTTGGCGGAAACGGATCGAGCGAAGTTCGGCTTTGGATTTTGGGAGCAACGTCGCATTTAGGCAATAATAATCGGTGGAGCCGTGAAGGTGGGGTTATTGACGAGATTTTGGTTGAAAATCTTTACCGCAACAAGGAGGGAAACTCAGTGATATTTGATACTATCCTGCTTGAAAAGGTGGTCAACGAGCCTGGTATTACTTTACTGCTCAATACCATAGTTTTCGATCTGCAAAAAAAAGACGATGTAACCATTTCTTCAGTAAAAGCATTTTGCAGCCAGAATTCGACTGAATATACTATCAATGCCCCGCTTTTTTGTGATGCTTCTGGCGATGGAATTGTTGGATATAAAGCAGGGGCATCCTTTCGCATGGGAGCTGAGTGCAAAGGCGAATTTGGCGAAGCTTTTACTCCCACCAAAGAGTATGGAGAGCTTTTGGGTCATACCATGTATTTCTACAGTAAAGACACTGGAAAGCCGGTTAAATACATAGCTCCTTCGTTTGCACTAATAGATATAACTAAAATACCTCGCTTCAGAAATATTAAAATCGGCCAGATGGGATGCAATTTCTGGTGGTTCGAATTTGGAGGCAGGGGTGACACCATTCTCGATACAGAAGGAATCAAATGGGAACTCTGGAGCGTAATCTACGGAGTTTGGGATTACATTAAAAACTCCGGTAATTTTCCTGAAGCTGAAAACCTTTCGCTTGAATGGGTAGGTACGATTCCTGGCAAACGCGAAAGCCGCCGGTTTGAAGGTCCATACATGCTGAAGCAACAAGACATTATCGAACAGACTCATTTTTACGATGCTGTTTCGTTCGGTGGTTGGGCCATAGATTTACATCCGGCCGATGGCGTATTTTCTGAACTTCCAGGCTGTAATCAATACCATTCAAAAGGAATTTATGAGATTCCATACCGCTGTTTTATCAGTAAAAACATTCAAAATCTGTTCATCGCCGGTCGCCTGATCAGCACCTCGCACGTGGCTTTTGGTTCTACGCGGGTGATGGCAACATCGGGACATGGGGGACAGGTGGTTGGAATGGCTGCCGCGCTGTGCCAAACGATGAATCTGGCACCTGCCGACTTTAGCGATCCCATAAAAATCAAAATTCTCCAGGATAAACTGAATGTTGCCGGACAAAGTATTCCGGGTTTACCGATCGACAAAAGCAAAAATCTTGCAGCTTCGGCAACAATTTGTGCATCCAGCGAACTTTTAATCGATCAACTTCCGTTTGATGGCCAATGGTTCGACTTAAAAACTGCTGCCGGGCAGCTTTTGCCACTAAAAAAAGATGTTCAATACAGCTTTGAAATAGAAGTTGATGCTGATTGTGCAACTATTTTGGAAGCTGAATTGCAGGCCAGTTTAAAAATTTTCAATTATACACCTGATGCATTACTTGAAAAACAAAGCATCAGTCTTCAACGAGGCGTTCAGAAGATTACCATTTCCTTTACTGAAACATTAAAGAACGATCAATATGCTTTCCTGATTTTTAGGAGTAATCCGGAGGTTAAAATTCGTTGCAGCGAAAAACGTATTTCAGGAATTGTGTCGGTTTTCAATAAAACAAATCCTGCAGTAAACAACTATGGCAAACAAACACCACCTGAAAACAGCGGGTTTGATTCGTTTGAATTTTGGTGTCCCGATCGCCGGCCGAAAGGACAAAATTTGGCAATGAAGATCTCTCCTGCCTTAGATTGTTATAATCTCCCAAATATTGTTAACGGGTTTACTCGTCCCTATATTCGAACCAACGCTTGGGCTGCCGATTGGAATGATTCAACCCCCATGATTACTCTAAAATGGAATGAGCCTAAAAAAATTAATTCGGTTACACTCTTTTTCGATACCGATTTTGATCACCCTATGGAATCTTCGCAGATGGGTCATCCGGAAGACGTAATCCCTTTCTGCATTCAAAAATACAGGATATTAAATGAAGATGGTCAGGTGATTTTTGAAAATACCGATAATCATCAGACTATAAACAGATGGACTCCTGAAAATGCCTTGAAAGTTAAACTCTTAAAGTTCGAATTCGTACATCCGAATAAAAATGTACCTGCATCAATTTTTGAAATATATATTGATT
- a CDS encoding sodium transporter, producing the protein MTGIDYIVIVFFSLLIVFIGLSFSRKAGSDMVSFFAAGGAVPWWINSLSLFMGFVSASTFVVWGSIAYSSGWVAISIQWAMSVAGLVVGYVIAPKWHKTRSLTAAEYICNRLGIRTQKTYSYIYLFIMVFLKGVCLYAVALILQITTGISLYWWVGLLGAIVILYTTFGGLWAVVVTDVLQFIILLSAGLILLPLSFDKVGGVSSFVNIIHSQNLPDFFKFSDQKYTISFLLGFLFYNIFYLGGQWSFIQRYTSVASPKESKMVGVLFGLFYIISPVIWMLPPMIYRAVNPGLVGIENEQAYMQMAKAALPSGMLGLITISLVFATNSSVQSFLNISAGVITNDLFKNIYPQSSGKLLMRVARIATLSMGIVVIFMGMLVPLMGGATNVILSVASITGGAMYFPLIWTLFSKKQNSYTVLATTILSLFIALAYKFVIPYFSGKSLSRASEMLLGVLVPISIIMLFEIWLRFKNSQETEFENYQRYLATKVSSNAESSNSEVDSKGENQFGKRMISIGILATGLIIAGLGLLSPCGKIYVLGMALLLLMIGFRILYKTLK; encoded by the coding sequence ATGACTGGAATAGACTATATAGTTATTGTTTTTTTTTCGCTCCTAATTGTTTTCATTGGATTATCTTTTTCGCGGAAAGCGGGAAGCGATATGGTTTCTTTTTTTGCAGCCGGAGGAGCTGTTCCCTGGTGGATTAACAGTTTGTCACTGTTTATGGGCTTTGTATCGGCCAGTACATTTGTGGTATGGGGGTCGATAGCCTATTCTTCGGGCTGGGTGGCAATTTCTATACAATGGGCCATGTCGGTTGCCGGATTAGTGGTTGGTTACGTAATTGCTCCTAAGTGGCACAAAACAAGATCATTAACAGCTGCTGAATACATTTGCAATCGGCTGGGAATCAGAACGCAAAAGACTTATTCTTATATATACCTCTTTATAATGGTTTTCTTGAAAGGTGTTTGTCTTTATGCAGTGGCTCTGATCTTACAAATTACTACTGGAATATCCTTGTATTGGTGGGTAGGATTGCTTGGGGCAATTGTCATTTTATATACAACTTTTGGTGGCCTTTGGGCTGTGGTTGTGACCGACGTACTACAATTTATTATCCTACTCTCCGCTGGATTGATTTTGCTTCCATTATCGTTCGATAAGGTTGGTGGAGTTTCATCGTTTGTAAATATCATACATTCTCAAAATCTTCCCGATTTTTTTAAGTTTAGCGACCAGAAATATACTATCAGTTTCCTGTTGGGTTTCTTGTTCTATAATATTTTTTACCTTGGTGGGCAATGGAGTTTCATTCAGCGTTATACCAGTGTGGCTTCGCCAAAAGAATCGAAAATGGTTGGTGTTTTGTTTGGACTGTTTTATATCATTAGTCCTGTCATCTGGATGTTGCCACCAATGATTTATCGTGCTGTCAATCCCGGTTTGGTAGGAATTGAAAACGAACAAGCATATATGCAGATGGCCAAAGCAGCTTTGCCTTCAGGAATGCTGGGACTAATTACTATTAGTCTGGTATTTGCTACAAACAGTTCGGTACAGAGTTTCCTGAATATCTCAGCAGGAGTAATCACCAATGATTTATTCAAAAATATATACCCGCAATCATCCGGGAAACTATTGATGCGTGTTGCACGTATTGCCACTTTGTCTATGGGGATTGTGGTTATTTTTATGGGAATGTTGGTCCCTTTGATGGGGGGGGCAACCAATGTCATTTTGAGTGTGGCTTCCATAACCGGAGGAGCAATGTATTTCCCCTTGATTTGGACCTTATTTTCGAAAAAGCAAAACAGCTATACAGTTTTGGCAACTACCATTCTGTCGCTTTTTATTGCATTGGCCTATAAGTTTGTAATTCCATATTTTTCCGGTAAGTCATTATCTCGTGCGTCCGAAATGTTATTGGGAGTTCTCGTCCCGATTTCAATCATTATGTTGTTCGAAATTTGGTTAAGGTTTAAAAACTCTCAGGAAACTGAATTTGAAAATTACCAGCGATACTTAGCAACCAAAGTTTCATCAAATGCTGAATCATCTAACTCTGAAGTGGACTCAAAAGGGGAAAATCAGTTTGGGAAACGAATGATTTCTATAGGCATTCTTGCAACGGGTTTAATAATTGCAGGACTTGGATTATTATCTCCCTGCGGAAAAATATATGTTTTAGGAATGGCCTTACTCTTGCTCATGATTGGATTTCGAATATTATATAAGACTCTCAAATAA